The following proteins are co-located in the Procambarus clarkii isolate CNS0578487 chromosome 4, FALCON_Pclarkii_2.0, whole genome shotgun sequence genome:
- the LOC138371473 gene encoding uncharacterized protein YhgE-like, translating into MRVTNGSRRVTNGSRRVTNGSRRVTNGSRRVTNGSRRVTNGSRRVTNGSRRVTNGSRRVTNGSRRVTNGSRRVTNGSRRVTNDSRRVTNGSRRVTNGSRRVTNGSRRVTNGSRKVTNGSRRVTNGSMRVTNGSRRVTNGSRRVTNGSMRVTNGSRRVTHGSKRVTNGSKRVTNGSRRVTNGSRRVTNGSRRVTNDSRRVTNGSMRVTNGSRRVTNGSRRVTNGSRRVTNGSRRVTNGSRRVTNGSRRVTNGSRRVTNGSRRVEAGKKAQKT; encoded by the coding sequence ATGAGAGTAACGAATGGTTCCAGGAGAGTAACGAATGGTTCCAGGAGAGTAACGAATGGTTCAAGGAGAGTAACGAATGGTTCAAGGAGAGTAACGAATGGTTCAAGGAGAGTAACGAATGGTTCAAGGAGAGTAACGAATGGTTCAAGGAGAGTAACGAATGGTTCAAGGAGAGTAACGAATGGTTCAAGGAGAGTAACGAATGGTTCAAGGAGAGTAACGAATGGTTCAAGGAGAGTAACGAATGATTCCAGGAGAGTAACGAATGGTTCAAGGAGAGTAACGAATGGTTCAAGGAGAGTAACGAATGGTTCAAGGAGAGTAACGAATGGTTCAAGGAAAGTAACGAATGGTTCAAGGAGAGTAACGAATGGTTCCATGAGAGTAACGAATGGTTCCAGGAGAGTAACGAATGGTTCAAGGAGAGTAACGAATGGTTCCATGAGAGTAACGAATGGTTCAAGGAGAGTAACGCATGGTTCCAAGAGAGTAACGAATGGTTCCAAGAGAGTAACGAATGGTTCAAGGAGAGTAACGAATGGTTCAAGGAGAGTAACGAATGGTTCCAGGAGAGTAACGAATGATTCAAGGAGAGTAACGAATGGTTCCATGAGAGTAACGAATGGTTCCAGGAGAGTAACGAATGGTTCAAGGAGAGTAACGAATGGTTCAAGGAGAGTAACGAATGGTTCAAGGAGAGTAACGAATGGTTCAAGGAGAGTAACGAATGGTTCAAGGAGAGTAACGAATGGTTCAAGGAGAGTAACGAATGGTTCAAGGAGAGTGGAGGCAGGCAAGAAGGCCCAGAAGACGTAG